The sequence gtttttgtttgtttttatgtatttttatatttaattttttccccaTATTTCTACACTTTACTATAATACCATAGAAACCTGATCTTCATTCCAATGTGGTTCTTTCACAAACTTTTGCCACAAAGGGTTAATACCAGGACTAAAAGAAaacttgtatacacacacacactcacacacacacacacacacacacacacacacaaaacctgccAGCAGATTAGCCAAGAAAAGCAGCTCAAAACAATAAATCTGTCCATAAAACACAGAGTATTATTACTCAGAGgtcttatctgtgtgtgtgtgtgtgtgtgtgtgtgtgtgtgtgtgtgtgtagctgtgatTGGTGATGTCATGCATTCTGTGAAATTTTGTAACATTGCTAACATTCTTCTATGCTTAGCGGCCCCAGGCACTGCAAGGCCCCGAGAAATTGTCCAAACAGGAAGCTGGAGTGTCAGACGCCAGTGTGAACGAGTGAACAAATGAACGAGCGAACATATGACTCCTTCTCTTACCTGAGCATCAACATGATCATTTAGCTAGCTCATCGTCCCTCTAACTCTTTTTCTAACATGCCTTTATTGTGCTCTAACCACAGCTTTTAACGATGAACAACCACcgttataaatataaacattataaatattagCATGATTTAGCATAACTTTGCGTCCCTGAAACGCTAGCATACATGACATGCTAAATACATTCaggttataaatcattaaacaatgtaaatgaaaaCAGTGAAACATTGCATCCTTTATACAGATTATATATTTAgatgtttttatatgtatatttttgtgtcttAAGTAACTTATCTGGcttctagtgcactacatagggggCTAAATTAAATGGGAACCACTTTCAATGCAGTACAACAAGGGGGAGGATGGGGTGGGTGGGACTGAGGGTTTATGGGGAAGAAGGGGTGGGTGGGGCAGGAGGCTTTAGGGGGACAAAGGGGTGGGTGGGGCAGGAGGGTTTTTGGGCGTGTTAAGGTAGGTGGATGTGAGGCACTattttgtgttgattttgtCCTGATTGTGAGTTCACTCATTATTCTGGGGTTCACTTCTTCATAGCTGTGATGTTTCTTACAATGTCAGAACCTGCAGATGTTTGCTATTTCCATGTCTGCTGTCAACTTGATGTGTCCATATAAAAGACAGTCACATCATTAGCCTCAGTCATTAACAGCTTTAACCTGCAATGTCCTTCAGCGTAAAGTTCCACCCTGTAATGTGTATAAATTACAGTTTGTCCTCCACACTAACAGAAGCCATTGTATCTTTGGTCTCACTGAGTTTTCTTGAGAATGAGCTGATCTGCATGCTCACAGAGTCACTCCTCTGCTTTCCgatcttttgcatttttgccTCCCAGAGGCGGCGCAGCTGCTGCCGAAATCGGTTCCCCACAAAACAATAGAGCAGCGGGTTGATGGCGGAGTTGGCGAAGCCGAGGCAGAGCGCCGGCGCGAACACGATGCTCATCACCTGCTGAACTTTACAGCTCCAGATCACGCCGAGCTCCTGCAACACGCCCATGAAGGACAGCGTGTGAAATGGGAACCAGCAGAGGAAGAACGCCATAACTATGGCAAATGCAACGCGGCGAACACGCTCTAGACGTGATGGATCAGGTTCCACCAGCTCCGGGGAGGCTAGCAGGTGACACCTGATTCGGCTGTAGCATGTTGCTATGACTATAAAAGGGATCAGAAAGCCAAAGGTGTTTTTAGCAAGCGTTAGCATCCCGTGCCAGTGCATGTTCGGGTAATTCATCGCACAGGCTGTGATATTATACTCGGTAGAGTAATGTGTTTCCCGGAAAACAAGTGCCGGAATGGTGGTGAGAGTCGCTAGGACCCAGatcacggcacacacacacctggcatGAAACACGGTCCTGGCGTGATACACAGTCTCGGTGCAGTGTGACTGCAGAGGGTAGACGATGACGCGATACCGATCGATGCTCATTCCCATGATGAAGTAGATGCTAGCATAGGTGTTTAGTGAGGTCAAAGAGCTGCACAGCTTGCACATGAACCAACCAAATGGCCAGTCGTAATCTCGGAGGTAATGCACCGCCCAGAACGGAAGGCCGATAAGAAAGACGAGGTCGGACAGGGCCAGGTTCAACAGGTACGTGTTAGCAACAGTGCACCTCAGCGACTTCTGACCTAGCACACACACTGCTAGCGTGTTCCCAAGAAAACCCAGGATGAAGATTAGAAAGTAAATAACAGGAATGAGGGTCTTCTGGTAGTGAAGGGTGGAAAGCGAGAGATAATCGCACGACTGGTTCGAGACGTCATTGAGGGACGTTGGATCGCTCACTGTGCTCAGATTAAGGGAGGAGGAGTCTGAATCCATGGTGAATCAGAGTGAGGTTCACTGTGATTGGGTGGAAATATCAGGGATctgcaaaacacacaataaaaaaacaaagagacaatGAGTATAATGTTGTGTTAATAAGGAAGTAGTGTTTGTTATGTTAAAGGGAAGAGATGGAGGTATCAGGATACTGTAAAAAGTGCAGGGGTTTCTTCACAGCACTGTTTATCGAGACTTCACCGTCTCCACCTTGCAAGAACGTTCCTGATTGCCTGGTTCTACATTAGTCACGGCCTCTGTGTGATTTTCTGTGGGTGgcttttgtacacttttctggccacaaCCATCAGGATCTTGACGGTTTTAAGTTAAAGTTTTGTTTGGTGAGTAAACGAGGTAATCTTTGTAGGTTTGAGGACTAGATATGCTCATGAGGTCGATTGTGGTTAGCAGGGATGTCAGTTAACCTTTTGGTTCCGTAAGCAACATTGCACACATTGTTACAGAGCCCCCTAGTGGCCTGGAGACTCCTgatattctctcactcattttctaccgcttacctcgggtcacggggagcctcaggggtcaggcgtcatcggggatcaaggcaggatacaccctggacggagtgccaacccatcgcagggcacacacacactctcattcacacacacactcacacactacggacaattttccaaagatgccaatcaacctaccatacatgtctttggaccgggggaggaaaccggagtacccggaggaaacccccgaggcacggggagaacatgcaaactccacacacacaaggtggaggcgggaatcgaacccccaaccctggaggtgtgaggcgaacgtgctaaccactaagacaccgtgaccccgaCTCCTGATATTGCTTATAGCTAATAAAGTGCTCCAGATGTTTGGTCATATTCCATGTCAGACACATCTCCTGTATCTGTGAATGTAAGCAGTTTCTCAGTCACTGACACTAACTCAGTAACACACAGACTCTGAAACTGTGAAGACTTTCTCATTAAAGGAAATTGCAGGATTCTGAAGAGCAAAATCACATGTTTACTGTGAAAAGACATGAAAACAATCCTGCGAAGATTTCAACAATTTAAATAGCGGCGCTCTGTGAAGAAATCCTCTGCTTAGGTAAAGGAAGAGCAGATTTCCCCCCAAAGCAGAGAAAGAACACAAACAACTTTTATTCTGAATTATGAAATGCTTTTATATTACAGCTATTACTCATGATGATTTTAACCCCCAGGATTGTAACAGCATTGCGAAATCTCTGCACAGGAGGCCTCGAGTGAGTGAAAACCACACGTGAAAGCCTTGGCttagaaagaagagaaaaaaataaaccctgAGAAAGGAAAGCAGATTCCCACTGACAGAGAGTCTCTAGTGGGAAGAGTCGCGTGTGAAAGGGTTCGGGTTCCTAatggaaagagtgtgtgtgtgtgtgtgtgtgaaaggctTCGCCACATGTTTATGCACATGTTCGAAGGCCCCACGTTCCTCAGCTGCTGGAATCGtgcctctgtgtttatagtttCCTGATTCACTTTATTTCTGTTGTATGTAGATGAGACGTGTGTAAATATGAGGATGTGGAAATGTATCTgtgtgaagatgtgtgtgtgtgtgtgtgtgtgtgtgtgtgtgtgttttggaattgtgacatttttgtagtatgtatttataattaattgaTCTGTGAGATAATCTATGAATCATATAAGCAATGAATCAATTAAGCAGTGAATCAATCAGTGAATCAAACTATTACTAATATGCCGTTCTTATGTCAACCAGTCAGAATTATTCGTAGTAGCATTAGTATCTATAGAGATGAGCAGAGATCCAATCAGATTGCGACCTTTAAGATTCAGAACTTTGTATCCAGGACACTGTAGACAGGCTATCAGTGCTTCATGGCCCATGAGCAGAGCATCTGAGGCCCAGACTCGGGTTAGAGTAAGTGAGGTGAAGGTGAAGGTCACGGAGGTTAACAGTTCTGTCCTGTTTACCATATTT comes from Tachysurus vachellii isolate PV-2020 chromosome 26, HZAU_Pvac_v1, whole genome shotgun sequence and encodes:
- the agtr2 gene encoding type-2 angiotensin II receptor, with the translated sequence MDSDSSSLNLSTVSDPTSLNDVSNQSCDYLSLSTLHYQKTLIPVIYFLIFILGFLGNTLAVCVLGQKSLRCTVANTYLLNLALSDLVFLIGLPFWAVHYLRDYDWPFGWFMCKLCSSLTSLNTYASIYFIMGMSIDRYRVIVYPLQSHCTETVYHARTVFHARCVCAVIWVLATLTTIPALVFRETHYSTEYNITACAMNYPNMHWHGMLTLAKNTFGFLIPFIVIATCYSRIRCHLLASPELVEPDPSRLERVRRVAFAIVMAFFLCWFPFHTLSFMGVLQELGVIWSCKVQQVMSIVFAPALCLGFANSAINPLLYCFVGNRFRQQLRRLWEAKMQKIGKQRSDSVSMQISSFSRKLSETKDTMASVSVEDKL